In one Chitinophaga sancti genomic region, the following are encoded:
- a CDS encoding DUF3872 domain-containing protein, producing MTAIFNKFRMRLLPIYILLAILTASVTLVSCSKDDELEIQNDFPFEIKVMPVPKDVANGETVEIRVTIQRAGNYSNTQYFLRYFQFDGQGTLRHYDDPPYLPNDLYQLPTEEFRLYYTSTSAVSQSFDVWISDSFGNEKQVTFQFNSSD from the coding sequence ATGACAGCAATATTCAATAAATTCAGAATGAGGCTACTGCCAATATATATACTCTTGGCAATCCTGACAGCCTCGGTTACTTTGGTATCGTGCAGCAAAGACGATGAACTCGAAATACAGAACGATTTTCCTTTCGAGATTAAAGTGATGCCAGTGCCGAAAGATGTTGCCAACGGAGAAACGGTAGAAATACGCGTTACGATACAGCGTGCCGGCAATTACAGCAATACGCAGTATTTCCTCCGCTATTTCCAGTTTGATGGGCAGGGCACATTAAGGCATTACGATGATCCGCCGTATCTACCCAATGATCTGTACCAATTACCTACAGAGGAATTTCGTTTGTACTACACTTCAACGTCTGCCGTATCGCAGTCTTTCGATGTATGGATTTCGGACAGCTTTGGGAACGAAAAGCAAGTGACTTTTCAGTTTAACAGTAGTGATTAA
- a CDS encoding ATP-binding protein, with amino-acid sequence MADSTNKFDKIPRRIAQTLLNSLKGGVVPRVGLPYITVGRRKEMEALLHDIDIINEGGASFRLIVGKYGSGKSFLIQTLRNYAMDRNFVVVDADLSPERRLYGNNGQGLATYREMIKNLSVKTRPESGALTLILDKWIDSVQTETVEEYGTRPEDPTFAAKVEQKIFTVIHSMQDLVHGFDFARLLTMYYRSFIDGDDDLKGKVLKWFRGEYTTKTEARQDLGVGVIITDDDWYDYLKLFAFFFRQAGYKGMLVFADELVNLYKIPNSIARQYNYEKVLSIYNDALQGKAQYIGIIMSGTPQCVEDTRRGMYSYEALRSRLQEGKFAKQGGQDLLAPVLRLQPLTSEEMMVLTEKLADIHAGLYGYGRKITDSDLVDFIKIEYGRIGAEANITPREVIRDFIELLDIVYQNPDRDIRTLLQSDAFSYTKPDKDDKDIDSRFAEFTL; translated from the coding sequence ATGGCAGATAGCACGAATAAATTTGATAAAATACCCCGCCGTATAGCCCAGACCTTACTAAACTCACTGAAGGGAGGTGTAGTACCGCGGGTGGGACTGCCGTACATTACCGTTGGCCGCAGAAAGGAGATGGAAGCACTTTTGCACGATATCGACATCATCAATGAAGGCGGTGCTTCCTTTCGTCTGATCGTGGGGAAATATGGTAGCGGAAAATCTTTTTTGATACAGACTTTGCGAAACTACGCAATGGACCGAAATTTTGTGGTGGTTGATGCAGACCTTTCGCCGGAAAGACGTTTATACGGAAACAACGGCCAGGGTCTGGCAACGTACAGGGAGATGATAAAAAACCTCAGTGTCAAGACACGTCCCGAAAGCGGTGCCCTTACGCTTATCCTTGATAAATGGATTGATTCTGTACAGACCGAAACAGTGGAAGAATACGGGACCAGACCGGAAGACCCAACATTTGCAGCGAAAGTCGAGCAAAAGATTTTTACGGTCATCCATTCGATGCAGGACCTGGTACACGGTTTCGATTTTGCCAGGTTGCTTACCATGTATTATCGATCATTTATAGATGGAGACGATGATCTGAAGGGGAAAGTCTTAAAATGGTTCCGCGGAGAGTATACAACCAAGACAGAAGCCCGTCAGGATTTAGGCGTAGGCGTAATTATCACGGATGATGACTGGTATGATTATCTTAAACTTTTTGCCTTTTTTTTCAGGCAGGCAGGTTACAAAGGAATGTTGGTATTTGCAGATGAGTTGGTCAATCTGTACAAAATTCCCAACAGCATAGCCCGCCAGTACAATTACGAAAAGGTACTTTCCATCTATAACGATGCCCTGCAGGGTAAAGCCCAGTATATAGGGATAATCATGAGCGGAACGCCCCAATGTGTGGAAGACACCCGTAGAGGTATGTACAGCTATGAAGCCTTGCGTTCCCGCTTGCAGGAGGGAAAGTTTGCCAAACAGGGCGGGCAGGATCTGCTTGCACCGGTACTACGGCTTCAACCGCTCACAAGCGAGGAAATGATGGTACTCACGGAAAAACTGGCAGACATTCATGCGGGTTTATATGGTTATGGGCGAAAAATTACAGACAGCGATCTTGTGGATTTTATAAAAATAGAATACGGCCGTATAGGTGCTGAAGCGAACATCACACCTCGTGAAGTGATCCGTGATTTTATCGAACTGCTCGATATTGTCTATCAAAATCCTGACAGGGATATCCGGACCCTTCTTCAATCAGATGCTTTTTCCTATACTAAACCCGATAAGGACGATAAAGACATCGATTCCCGGTTTGCCGAGTTTACGCTTTAG
- a CDS encoding TerB N-terminal domain-containing protein — MSKPLITFYTDQNITVTNSKNKESATGEESHNWDYVPAPRPVDREFLNSDNDQSELSSNVPEKIFNLIKMSRQEPWQMTMTRNKSFFEQAIYMADYEDDAPLVPFFEYFPVYRSMNAAQLRSYFTFRTLVRKGKYPEVSLSYIFIHIYELLMQIGITEPEKGLDQLENLKDAYSVSHPKLTRYLELWMRDYIAYYNLTARVANHFAEQVQEDTIAETLTGYQNINDESLFEAASSLSAYKVKAAALFKKYPDKMTVVASRVIRTVAPIYESRYGHGLDELCMGLRKQRPHPIFVSAIFYSPHPVKEQIFNISSRRRYLCKGGLWSVDTFNEKVFSKKGELLGQILHETDRRLRISLKVKPSMAARMGDKEIESAIQLVIDTYLKELEEEARPKIKVDFSKLAKIRSDADSIRDALLSEEDFTDESVPVKNIHVEAVEQTTEPAVQDNNSLFTTEELNFLHLLLSNGDWKDYLRSVHVPVGVMTDNINEKMMEDLNDILIDDEGNGPFVLEDYKDYITDKI, encoded by the coding sequence ATGAGTAAACCCTTAATTACATTTTACACTGATCAGAATATAACGGTTACCAATAGCAAAAATAAAGAATCAGCAACCGGTGAGGAATCTCATAATTGGGATTATGTGCCTGCGCCCAGACCTGTCGATAGAGAATTTTTGAATAGTGATAATGACCAGTCAGAACTCAGCTCTAATGTTCCGGAAAAGATTTTTAATTTAATAAAGATGTCACGTCAGGAGCCTTGGCAAATGACCATGACACGCAACAAATCCTTTTTTGAACAGGCTATTTACATGGCAGATTACGAGGATGATGCGCCCCTGGTGCCATTTTTTGAGTATTTCCCCGTCTATCGTTCCATGAATGCGGCACAGCTGCGAAGTTATTTTACGTTCAGGACACTTGTGCGCAAAGGTAAATACCCCGAAGTTTCCCTGTCGTATATATTTATCCATATCTATGAGCTATTGATGCAGATAGGGATAACAGAACCTGAAAAAGGACTGGATCAACTTGAAAATTTAAAAGATGCGTATTCAGTTTCCCATCCAAAGTTAACCAGGTACCTGGAATTATGGATGAGAGATTATATTGCTTACTATAATCTGACCGCAAGAGTAGCAAATCATTTTGCTGAACAGGTCCAGGAAGATACCATTGCTGAAACGCTGACAGGCTATCAAAATATAAACGATGAATCACTTTTTGAAGCAGCTTCATCATTGTCAGCCTATAAGGTAAAGGCAGCTGCTCTTTTCAAAAAATATCCTGATAAAATGACCGTGGTTGCCTCCCGGGTTATTCGTACCGTAGCGCCAATATATGAGTCACGTTACGGACATGGCTTAGACGAACTTTGCATGGGATTACGTAAACAGAGACCTCATCCCATATTCGTTTCCGCCATTTTTTATAGCCCCCATCCTGTCAAAGAGCAGATATTTAATATTTCTTCAAGAAGACGTTACCTATGTAAAGGCGGTCTGTGGTCGGTTGATACCTTTAATGAAAAAGTATTTTCCAAAAAGGGGGAATTATTAGGGCAGATCCTGCATGAAACAGATCGTAGATTAAGAATCTCACTAAAAGTAAAACCTTCCATGGCAGCCAGGATGGGCGACAAGGAGATAGAAAGTGCTATCCAGTTGGTCATCGATACTTATTTAAAAGAACTGGAGGAAGAAGCAAGACCCAAAATAAAAGTAGATTTTTCTAAATTAGCCAAGATACGCTCTGATGCAGACAGCATCAGAGATGCACTGCTAAGTGAAGAGGACTTTACAGATGAATCCGTGCCCGTTAAAAATATCCACGTCGAAGCTGTTGAGCAGACGACAGAACCTGCCGTACAGGACAACAATTCCCTGTTCACCACAGAAGAGCTCAATTTTCTTCATTTATTATTGAGCAATGGGGATTGGAAAGATTATTTACGAAGTGTTCACGTACCTGTCGGCGTAATGACAGATAATATCAACGAAAAAATGATGGAAGATCTTAATGACATCCTAATCGATGATGAAGGCAATGGACCCTTTGTGCTGGAGGATTATAAAGATTACATCACTGATAAAATATAG
- a CDS encoding MmcQ/YjbR family DNA-binding protein, whose product MNVEEFRNYCLSFKGAHEGMPFEGFFHHSRSILVMYVKEKMFCFFNLDKFDSCTIKCRSENIEGLKIKYDSIEKPFNLSPKYWISVGFNGDVPDELLKSLVHDSYHLVVQGLSKKEQEELINN is encoded by the coding sequence ATGAATGTAGAAGAATTTAGAAATTATTGCCTCTCTTTTAAAGGAGCTCATGAAGGAATGCCTTTTGAAGGGTTCTTTCATCATTCGCGGTCAATACTGGTGATGTATGTTAAAGAGAAGATGTTCTGCTTTTTTAACCTGGATAAATTTGACAGCTGTACCATTAAATGCCGTTCAGAAAATATAGAGGGCTTAAAAATAAAATATGATTCCATAGAGAAGCCATTCAACCTGAGTCCGAAATATTGGATAAGTGTTGGTTTTAATGGAGATGTGCCCGATGAGTTGCTGAAGTCCCTTGTTCATGATTCTTATCACCTGGTTGTACAAGGGCTGTCCAAAAAGGAACAGGAAGAATTAATAAACAATTAA
- the traN gene encoding conjugative transposon protein TraN: MKNHLKTFWAFALIIGFAVTSYAQDSIRTPLALGKIEPYRMEVTYDKTSHLIFPTAIRYVDLGSEYLIAGKAEDAENVLRVKASVRNFEPETNFSVITNDGRFYSFNVYYSSYPETMSYDLLTMQKAVDKANGNDVLFEELGNNSPSLAGLLLKTIYKKDKRIVKHIGAKSFGSQFILKGIYIHNGKYYFHTELRNKTNVPFEIDFINFKVVDKKVAKRTVVQEHPLTPLRTYKPLNSIAGKTTEQNVFLLDQFTIADDKVLLIEIFEKNGGRHQTLQVENSDLIKARLINDMHLKF, translated from the coding sequence ATGAAAAATCATTTAAAAACCTTTTGGGCTTTTGCCCTGATAATCGGCTTTGCCGTTACTTCTTATGCACAGGACAGCATCAGGACGCCTCTTGCCCTGGGCAAGATAGAACCGTACCGTATGGAAGTGACCTACGATAAAACGTCCCACCTGATTTTCCCGACCGCAATCCGTTACGTGGATTTGGGCAGCGAATACTTGATTGCAGGAAAAGCTGAGGATGCTGAAAATGTATTGCGTGTAAAAGCATCGGTAAGGAACTTTGAGCCGGAAACCAACTTTTCCGTTATCACCAATGACGGGCGTTTTTACAGCTTCAACGTGTATTACAGTTCCTACCCGGAGACAATGAGCTATGACCTGCTAACAATGCAAAAGGCGGTTGATAAAGCCAACGGTAATGATGTGCTTTTTGAGGAATTGGGCAACAATTCTCCGTCATTGGCGGGCTTGCTTTTGAAAACCATCTACAAAAAGGATAAACGCATTGTAAAGCACATCGGGGCTAAGAGTTTTGGCAGCCAGTTTATCCTTAAAGGCATCTACATACACAACGGCAAATACTATTTCCATACGGAATTAAGAAACAAAACCAATGTGCCTTTCGAGATTGATTTCATCAATTTCAAAGTAGTAGATAAAAAGGTTGCCAAACGAACCGTAGTACAGGAGCATCCTCTAACACCGTTGAGAACCTACAAGCCATTGAACAGCATTGCCGGAAAAACAACCGAACAAAACGTTTTCCTGTTGGACCAGTTTACCATTGCCGATGATAAAGTACTACTTATTGAAATTTTCGAGAAAAACGGCGGCAGGCACCAAACGCTCCAGGTGGAAAACTCGGATCTGATCAAGGCTCGCCTGATTAACGATATGCACCTGAAATTTTAA
- the traM gene encoding conjugative transposon protein TraM: MSKASLLFRNDNNFTYHISLFYENAETMELRRQVDEMKAKLAEKDVPPVATVDDQLKLMEKSYEMAAKYLPQNANNGSAAPANGTATGAAGANQKEYFVSFTATRKNTVSALYREPSDSAFAADWSQAKNRGFYTAGATEQVTQPKNSIKACVHEAQTVVGEMGVRLRLLEAAQTPQRTIPKGTIVTANAKFQNGRLQLKVTSIELEGNIIPVDITIYDLDGQQGLYVPYSPEMNALTEMAGNMSQTGGTSVMLTQNAGQQVAADLSRGVVQGISGYFAKKVRTPKVTLKAGHQVFLVSKK, translated from the coding sequence ATGTCTAAAGCCTCCTTACTATTCCGTAACGATAACAATTTTACCTATCATATCTCCCTTTTCTATGAAAATGCGGAAACAATGGAACTCCGCAGGCAAGTGGACGAAATGAAAGCGAAGTTGGCGGAAAAAGACGTGCCACCCGTGGCCACGGTTGACGACCAACTGAAGCTAATGGAGAAATCCTACGAAATGGCAGCAAAATATCTTCCGCAAAATGCCAACAACGGAAGTGCTGCACCTGCCAACGGCACAGCTACGGGGGCTGCGGGTGCTAACCAAAAAGAGTATTTTGTATCGTTCACAGCAACAAGAAAAAATACCGTATCAGCTTTATACCGTGAACCGTCTGACAGTGCCTTTGCAGCCGATTGGAGCCAAGCTAAAAACCGTGGCTTCTATACCGCAGGTGCTACTGAACAGGTAACACAGCCTAAAAATAGTATCAAAGCCTGTGTACACGAAGCACAAACGGTAGTTGGCGAAATGGGTGTAAGGCTGCGATTGTTAGAAGCTGCCCAAACGCCACAACGTACCATCCCCAAAGGAACTATTGTAACGGCTAATGCCAAATTTCAAAACGGCAGGTTACAGCTAAAAGTTACCTCGATAGAACTGGAAGGTAATATCATCCCGGTGGATATTACCATTTACGATTTGGACGGACAGCAAGGCTTGTACGTTCCTTATTCTCCCGAAATGAATGCCCTTACCGAAATGGCGGGCAATATGAGCCAGACAGGTGGAACCAGCGTAATGCTCACACAAAATGCCGGACAACAGGTTGCCGCTGACTTAAGCCGTGGTGTGGTACAGGGCATTTCGGGCTATTTCGCCAAAAAAGTGCGCACACCGAAAGTAACCCTAAAGGCAGGGCATCAGGTCTTCCTGGTATCTAAAAAATAA
- a CDS encoding IS3 family transposase, with the protein MALMEQIDRMHLEHPYFGAERMAKQLSTPEAKVNVKRIRRLMRKMDISAIYPAPNTSEGCKWHKKYPYLLRGLKIDRNNMVWSMDITYIPMPKGFMYLCAIIDWNSRYLLSWTLSNTMAVEFCLEALEKAISIYGVPEILNTDQGSQFTSEEFTTAVLDGPIRLSMDGVGRATDNIAIERFWRSIKYENIYLNAYDNTLDLYKGIHRYVEFYNWERKHQGLEYVTPAEVYGAADRLSTYSQLSTKRKKVTKKEKVYSSSNRFDSLINNPPIAV; encoded by the coding sequence CTGGCGCTGATGGAGCAGATAGATCGTATGCATTTGGAACATCCCTATTTTGGGGCAGAGCGCATGGCAAAACAGCTGAGTACACCAGAAGCAAAGGTGAATGTAAAGCGAATAAGGCGATTGATGCGGAAAATGGATATTTCGGCCATATATCCCGCTCCCAATACAAGTGAGGGATGTAAATGGCATAAAAAATATCCTTATCTGCTACGAGGTCTTAAAATTGACAGAAACAATATGGTTTGGAGTATGGATATCACTTACATTCCAATGCCAAAGGGGTTTATGTATCTGTGTGCGATTATAGACTGGAATAGCCGCTATCTGTTATCCTGGACCCTCAGCAATACCATGGCAGTGGAATTTTGCCTGGAAGCGCTTGAAAAGGCCATTTCTATTTATGGGGTACCAGAGATATTAAATACGGATCAGGGTAGCCAGTTTACCAGCGAAGAATTTACAACAGCAGTATTAGACGGCCCGATTCGCCTGAGCATGGATGGAGTAGGACGAGCCACTGACAATATAGCAATTGAGCGATTTTGGCGTAGTATCAAGTATGAGAATATCTATCTCAATGCTTATGATAATACACTGGATTTATACAAGGGTATTCACAGGTATGTGGAATTCTATAATTGGGAACGAAAACATCAAGGCCTGGAATATGTTACTCCTGCTGAGGTTTATGGAGCAGCTGATAGGTTATCCACATATTCACAGCTGTCCACAAAGAGAAAAAAAGTAACAAAAAAAGAGAAAGTTTATAGTAGTAGTAATAGATTTGATTCTTTAATTAATAACCCACCCATTGCTGTCTAA
- a CDS encoding conjugal transfer protein TraO gives MKKYIYTVMLILVGITVAQAQRMLPKQRGLEISTGILSNDKIGNDYYISALMTVNRKNGNYQLWALEYTHQYHEYKDLRIPQETYCAEGGYSFFLLGDARKNITLNLGITGVVGYESINHGDTMLYDGSKILSEDNFIYGAGGRLTFETYLSDRFVLVLQGRTKVLWGTDLEQFRPSAGVGLRFNF, from the coding sequence ATGAAAAAGTATATCTATACCGTGATGCTTATTTTAGTGGGCATCACAGTGGCGCAGGCACAACGTATGCTGCCTAAACAGAGAGGATTGGAAATAAGCACAGGCATACTTTCCAACGATAAAATCGGCAATGATTATTACATCAGTGCATTGATGACGGTAAACAGGAAGAACGGCAATTACCAGCTTTGGGCATTGGAATATACACACCAGTACCACGAGTACAAAGACCTTCGCATACCGCAGGAAACCTACTGCGCAGAGGGCGGTTACAGCTTCTTTTTGTTGGGCGATGCCCGTAAGAACATTACACTGAACCTCGGCATAACCGGTGTGGTTGGTTACGAAAGCATCAATCATGGCGATACAATGTTGTATGACGGATCGAAGATCCTGAGCGAAGACAATTTCATCTATGGAGCTGGCGGTCGCCTCACTTTTGAAACGTACCTGTCCGACCGTTTTGTATTGGTCCTGCAAGGGCGTACAAAAGTCCTTTGGGGCACGGACCTGGAGCAGTTCCGACCGTCCGCAGGTGTGGGATTAAGGTTTAACTTTTAA
- a CDS encoding transposase, whose translation MNKGRRKFNAAFKAKVAIEALKEQMTLAELAEKYDLHPTQITEWKKQLLSGSEDVFDQGKKAATDTSDHQEEKDELYKQIGQLKVENDWLKKKSEQVFGKNWKDGYSKQG comes from the coding sequence ATGAACAAGGGAAGAAGAAAGTTCAACGCAGCCTTTAAAGCGAAAGTAGCCATCGAAGCCTTAAAAGAACAGATGACATTGGCAGAACTGGCAGAGAAGTATGATTTACATCCTACTCAGATAACAGAGTGGAAAAAACAGCTGTTATCAGGCTCAGAGGATGTGTTTGATCAGGGTAAGAAGGCTGCAACTGATACATCTGATCATCAGGAAGAAAAAGACGAACTATATAAGCAAATCGGTCAACTCAAGGTAGAGAATGACTGGTTGAAAAAAAAATCTGAACAGGTCTTTGGGAAGAACTGGAAGGATGGCTATAGTAAGCAAGGATGA
- a CDS encoding DUF5131 family protein, translated as MSVIWNLWHGCIKISEGCKNCYVFRRDALYGIDSRNVYKTKSYDLPIKKKRNGSFKVPSGEHLWTCFSSDFFIENADQWRAEAWAMMRIRKDLSFSIATKRVDRIEKCLPEDWGFGYENVSLLCSVENQKQADLRLPLFRNVPIKNKSIICEPLLGPIDLTAYLDGVWIDQVIVGGESGDKARSCNFEWVEGIRQDCIKNNVAFIFKQTGAHFVKNGKSYNIARKLQSEYNTPPKTDSKFKWKNILNLQYEQGKKKVQRSL; from the coding sequence ATGTCAGTTATCTGGAACCTGTGGCATGGCTGTATAAAAATTAGTGAAGGATGCAAAAACTGCTATGTTTTTCGCAGGGATGCACTTTACGGCATAGACAGCAGGAATGTCTATAAAACCAAAAGTTATGACCTGCCTATCAAGAAAAAGAGGAACGGAAGTTTTAAGGTGCCTTCAGGGGAGCATTTGTGGACTTGTTTCTCGTCGGACTTTTTTATAGAAAATGCCGATCAGTGGAGAGCTGAGGCCTGGGCAATGATGAGGATACGAAAAGATCTTTCATTTTCCATTGCCACCAAAAGGGTTGACCGGATAGAGAAGTGCCTGCCGGAGGATTGGGGATTCGGCTATGAGAATGTCTCTTTGCTCTGCTCGGTAGAAAATCAAAAACAGGCTGATTTACGGTTGCCCTTGTTCAGGAATGTTCCCATTAAGAACAAATCAATTATATGCGAACCTTTACTCGGGCCTATTGATCTCACAGCTTATCTTGACGGGGTTTGGATAGATCAGGTTATTGTTGGCGGAGAATCTGGTGATAAAGCAAGATCCTGTAACTTTGAATGGGTAGAAGGCATCCGGCAGGACTGCATTAAAAACAATGTAGCTTTCATTTTCAAACAGACCGGAGCTCACTTTGTAAAAAATGGGAAAAGCTATAATATTGCCAGAAAACTGCAATCGGAATATAATACTCCCCCAAAAACGGACAGTAAGTTTAAGTGGAAAAACATCTTAAATTTACAATATGAACAAGGGAAGAAGAAAGTTCAACGCAGCCTTTAA